The following coding sequences are from one Carassius auratus strain Wakin unplaced genomic scaffold, ASM336829v1 scaf_tig00025154, whole genome shotgun sequence window:
- the LOC113078293 gene encoding uncharacterized protein LOC113078293, protein MADKCHLCLLGLIFLSSLLTGLSGVDEVHMFISSGEDVRLPCNNALPDCKSTTWNYNNRFRDSPVVELFAGGRKKTDTERHERLSLGSDCSLNIKSVTEEDWGSYICQQYVNDQHQGTDARVYLHVLHVSSSEISAGRSVTLFCQLYSYSSYARVSCDDWIRSEGIDLFWVNQAGVKLTNSDSRYQISAPDHCIISLNTTILNEDHNREWRCNITHRDQLKTSVSYTVKISETEVSSAGSIFRVIVIIVEFAVFAAPTVILLQIICARRAGRKNSQHREEIVMNTVLQ, encoded by the exons atGGCTGATAAGTGTCACTTGTGTCTGCTGGGActgatctttctctcttcacttctcacag GTCTCAGTGGAGTGGATGAGGTTCATATGTTCATCAGTTCTGGTGAAGATGTCCGTCTGCCCTGTAATAATGCTCTTCCTGACTGTAAATCAACTACATGGAACTATAATAACAGATTCAGAGATTCACCAGTAGTTGAACTGTTCGCTGGAGGGAGAaagaagacagacacagagagacatgagagactgagtctggggtctgactgctctctgaacatcaaGAGCGTCACAGAAGAAGATTGGGGATCTTACATCTGCCAACAATATGTGAATGATCAACACCAGGGAACTGATGCTCGtgtttatctgcatgttcttcatg TCTCTTCATCTGAGATCAGTGCAGGCCGCTCTGTGACTCTCTTCTGTCAGTTGTATTCATATTCATCATATGCTCGAGTCTCTTGTGATGATTGGATCCGTTCTGAGGGAATTGATCTGTTCTGGGTGAATCAGGCTGGTGTAAAACTGACAAACTCAGACTCCAGATATCAGATATCAGCTCCAGATCACTGTATCATCTCTCTGAATACAACAATCCTGAATGAAGATCACAACAGAGAGTGGAGATGTAATATTACTCACAGAGATCAACTCAAGACCTCAGTCTCATACACTGTCAAGATATCAG AAACTGAAGTCAGTTCTGCTGGTTCAATATTCAGAG TGATTGTGATTATCGTTGAGTTTGCAGTGTTTGCTGCTCCTACTGTGATTCTTCTTCAGATCATCTGTGCAAGAAGAGCTG GGAGGAAGAACTCACAGCACCGAGAGGAAATAGTGATGAATACagtattacaataa